A segment of the Neochlamydia sp. S13 genome:
TTTGCTGATTAGTGAGCCAACCGCGTTCTAGAGCTTGTATACCAAACTCACCAAAATGAACAAAGGTCGCTCCTTTACTCAAACCTGAGCAGGAACCTTTCATTGTTTTGCGGTGTTTTGTTTTCTTAGGCATTAAAGGCATTACTATTGGCCCTCCTTCACTTGATTATCTTCACCACGGTAAATCCAGACTTTCACCCCGATACTACCATAAGTTGTCTCTGCACGCCCCATGGCATAATCAATATCAGCCCGGAGTGTATGTAAAGGAGTGCTCCCCTCTTTATACCATTCTGTCCGTGCAATTTCTGCTCCACCTATACGGCCAGAACATTGCACTTTAATTCCTAGAGCACCAGCTTCAATACTAGATTGCATAGCTTTCTTCATTGCACGTCTGAAGGGAATTCGTCTTTCTAATTGCTTTGCAATGGCATCGGCGACAATTTTTGCATCAAGATCAGGTCTTTTAATTTCTTCTACTTCAATCCAGACTTCTTTACCTGTAAGTCTAAAGAGTTCTCCACGCAATCCTTCAATTTCAGAACCTTTTTTACCAATAACCATCCCAGGCCGCGCCGTGCAAATAGTCACTTCGATTTTTTCGCTCATACGTCGAATTTTTATTTGCGAGGTACCTTGACACTGAGGTTTTTTCATTAAATACTCGCGAATTTTTTTATCTTCGACGAGTAAAGTACCAAATTCTTGCTTATTCGCATACCACTTTGAACGCCATTTTTTATTCCGAATAAGGCGGAATCCTATTGGATTAGTTTTTTGTCCCATTCCTTACTCCTTTCCTGAACTGACTATAATAGTAAAGTGACTTGTTCTTTTTAAAATCGGATGGCGGCCACCCTTATTTTTGGGCTTTGCACGTTTAAGTCTTGGCCCTTCATCAATACGAACTTCTAAAACTTTAAGATCTTCGCGGCGTATATCTAGCTGCGTTTCAGCATTAGCAACAGCGCTATCTAAGGTTTTTTTCAAGAGACGCCCCGCCTTTAAATTGCTATACAATAATTGGAGGTTAGCTTGCGGAACAGGCAGTCCTCGTATTAACCCTGCGGCAAGCCGTGCTTTACGGGGGCTAATTCTAATATATTTGCTTATTGCTTTTGCCCTATTCATTTTGATTGTGCCTCTGCTTTCTTAATTGGATGACCTTTGAAATTACGGGTAGGAGAAAATTCACCCAGACGATGTCCAACCATATTTTCTGAGACAAATACAGAAATGAATTTTTTGCCGTTATGCACTTCAAAAGTGTGTCCGATCATTTCAGGAATGATCATCGATCGTCTTGACCATGTTTTAATTGGCGTTTTGCCCCCTTTACCATTCATATCTTCAACTTTCTTATGAAGATGATGATCAATAAAAGGTCCTTTCTTAAGTGATCTTGCCATACTTATTTTTTCCTTCGATCTTTAACAATAAACTTGTTCGATTTCTTCTGAGATCTAGTTCGAAGCCCTCGTGTATACAGCGCCCATGGTGTCTGTGGGATGTTACCCTTATGCTTTCCTTCACCGCCCCCGTGTGGATGGTCTACAGGGTTCATTGCAGTTCCGCGAACGGTTGGGCGAATTCCTTTCCATCGCATACGGCCAGCTTTACCTTCTACACGTAAATTATGCTCCGAATTAGAGACCATTCCAAAAGCTGCACGGCAATTTTCGCTTACCATACGCACTTCACCTGAAGGCATTCTAATCGTCGCATACCCGCCACTTCTGGCCATCAACTGAGCAGAAAGACCAGCAGAACGAACCATTTTAGCTCCTCTACCAGGAATCATTTCTATAGCATGGATGGTAGAACCCAAAGGCATAAATTTTAACTTCATGCAGCATCCTACACTAAAAGGAGGCTCATCACTTGTCTGCACTACATCACCATCTTTCAAACCATGGGGTGCCAAAATATAGCGTTTTTCACCGTCAGAGTAATTAAGCAGCGCTATATAAGCCGATCGATTAGGATCATATTCTATAGAAGCTACGCGAGCTGGTATATTTTCCTTATCTCTTTTGAAATCAATTATTCTGTAATGACGCTTATGCCCACCACCTTTATGACGGCAAGTAATATGTCCATTATTATTACGTCCATTCGTTCTTTTTTTAGGCAGCATCAGCGACTTTGTAGGCTTTACCTTAGCACGACTACCTTCTTTAGCACGAGTGAGCGTTTCATTGATCGGAAGGATTAATTGACGTGTACCCGCCGTTATGGGACGATATTTTTTTAACATGACTCTCTTCGCCTCTTATTTATACGTTATCAAGGCTATCGCCTTTTTCCAGGGTAACCATAGCTTTTTTAAAACCGGGCTTCATGCCTGAACGACCACGAACACGTCTTGCTTTAGGCTTAACGTTAATTGTATTGACAGCCACTACTTTAACATTTCTGTCGCTGTAAATTTCTTCGATGGCATTAGCAATGTCAGTTTTATTTGCTTTGCGATCGACTACGAATACATATTTCGGAGACTCGCAACGTTTCAGTGAGGGATTACTACTGGCATTTTTAAGCTCTTTCAATACCAAGGCTTTCTCTGTAACATGTTGATGTTTCACAACTTGGTAAGGATTTTTTTTTGACATTACTTGATTCCTTTCATCTATAACTTGGTGTTATTCCTTATCTATCAAGGACAAAGCCACTCAACCAATTCAATTAGGGCAGATTCCGTCACCACAATATCTTTGGCCACTAGAACATCATACCCACTAATATTAGTGGCTAGCGAAAACGAAACTTTTGGTAGATTACGCACGCTTTTAATAAAATTATCATGTTGATCATGATGGATGGACACGCGCTTTGTTTCTTCTTCAGTTTTAACTTCTGCATAATGAGCTTCACCTAAAAACATCACCCTATGATTTGCTAAGCCTGTGACCTTTAAAAAGTCGGCCATAACTTTAGTTTTAGGTTCATTAAGGACAGATTCTGTAAGAACATGTAAACGATTCGCAGCAATTTTTTCAGCAAGCAAACAGCGAATTGCAGCTTTTCGTTCTTTTTTGTTAATACGTACATGCTGATCAAATTTAGGCCTTGGTCCAAAAACACGACCGCCCCCTTTATATTGAGGAGCTGAAAGCATCCCCTGGCGAGCACGTCCTCCACCTTTCTGCGGATGAGGCTTTTTTGTTGAGTGATTAACCTCAGAACGAGTTTTAGTATTAGCTGACCATTGACGAGCATTGGCTCTGATAGCGACGATATAATCTTTAATCATCTGCCCGTGCGCTTCAGCATTAGCTAATCTTTCATCAACTATCACTTGGCCAGTTTCCTGACCTTTTAAATTATATTTTTTCAGTGTTGCCACAGGATAACTCCAGAAATTTTTTACTAGCTAGCTTTTTTTAAGCTTGTTTTTTTCACCGATGGGGCAATATAAACCAATCCATGCGTAGGACCTGGCACAGCACCCTTTACAATAATCACCTGTTCTGCAGGCTTTACCATTACAACTTCTAAATTTTGAATAGTCACAGTTTCACAACCCATATGACTAGGACGTGGGCTATTAGGAAGCGAACGACCTGGTGTTGAGCGCATACCTGTAGATCCAGCATGACGATGGAATCCCGAACCGTGTGAAGCAGGCCCCCCAGAATAATTATACTTTTTCATGGTACCTTGATAACCTTTACCTTTTGAAACTGCTGTAGCATCAACAAATTTTACATCAGCAAAAAGGTCTATCGCTAACTCTTGACCTACTTGGTATTGTTCAATGTTATCAACCTTTGCTTCCGAAAGGTTTTTACGTGGAGATACAGCTGCTTTGCTGTAATGTCCGCGTAAAGGTTTGGATAGACGATTTGCTAGCGTTCTCTGGTCTTTAACATGAATTTTATCAAAACCAATCTGAATAGCATTATAACCATCAATCTCTTTCTTCTTGATCTGGACAATAGCATTTGGTTGCACTTCAATAACCGTACCCACAATACTATTTCCATTCTCATCAAAAAGCTGGATCATTCCACGCTTTTTGCCCATCAGTTTAGGCGTCATATGAAAATCCTTAACCCAATATCTTGAGTATTTGAGCAATCATTTTTTTTATATTACAATCTAAGAAATGAATACCTGTATATCTAGTGCTAAGTTACGTGCGAAGCACGTTCTTAACAGAGCTAAACAAGTGAAAACATTTTTGGCAGCTTATTAAATATTTATCTAATAAAATTGCTTAAATGAAGAGACTATCAAAGTGGAGTATTTTTCTCAACAGATATTTAAAAAAAATTACTCTAAAGATTTACATTCCCCTTTACAGTTATCTCTTAAGAGCTTTTCTTTGATCAATACTTTGATAATCTCTCCATCTCTTAATTTT
Coding sequences within it:
- the rplB gene encoding 50S ribosomal protein L2, coding for MLKKYRPITAGTRQLILPINETLTRAKEGSRAKVKPTKSLMLPKKRTNGRNNNGHITCRHKGGGHKRHYRIIDFKRDKENIPARVASIEYDPNRSAYIALLNYSDGEKRYILAPHGLKDGDVVQTSDEPPFSVGCCMKLKFMPLGSTIHAIEMIPGRGAKMVRSAGLSAQLMARSGGYATIRMPSGEVRMVSENCRAAFGMVSNSEHNLRVEGKAGRMRWKGIRPTVRGTAMNPVDHPHGGGEGKHKGNIPQTPWALYTRGLRTRSQKKSNKFIVKDRRKK
- the rpsC gene encoding 30S ribosomal protein S3, which codes for MGQKTNPIGFRLIRNKKWRSKWYANKQEFGTLLVEDKKIREYLMKKPQCQGTSQIKIRRMSEKIEVTICTARPGMVIGKKGSEIEGLRGELFRLTGKEVWIEVEEIKRPDLDAKIVADAIAKQLERRIPFRRAMKKAMQSSIEAGALGIKVQCSGRIGGAEIARTEWYKEGSTPLHTLRADIDYAMGRAETTYGSIGVKVWIYRGEDNQVKEGQ
- the rpsS gene encoding 30S ribosomal protein S19, with protein sequence MARSLKKGPFIDHHLHKKVEDMNGKGGKTPIKTWSRRSMIIPEMIGHTFEVHNGKKFISVFVSENMVGHRLGEFSPTRNFKGHPIKKAEAQSK
- the rplV gene encoding 50S ribosomal protein L22 encodes the protein MNRAKAISKYIRISPRKARLAAGLIRGLPVPQANLQLLYSNLKAGRLLKKTLDSAVANAETQLDIRREDLKVLEVRIDEGPRLKRAKPKNKGGRHPILKRTSHFTIIVSSGKE
- the rplC gene encoding 50S ribosomal protein L3; protein product: MTPKLMGKKRGMIQLFDENGNSIVGTVIEVQPNAIVQIKKKEIDGYNAIQIGFDKIHVKDQRTLANRLSKPLRGHYSKAAVSPRKNLSEAKVDNIEQYQVGQELAIDLFADVKFVDATAVSKGKGYQGTMKKYNYSGGPASHGSGFHRHAGSTGMRSTPGRSLPNSPRPSHMGCETVTIQNLEVVMVKPAEQVIIVKGAVPGPTHGLVYIAPSVKKTSLKKAS
- the rplW gene encoding 50S ribosomal protein L23; the protein is MSKKNPYQVVKHQHVTEKALVLKELKNASSNPSLKRCESPKYVFVVDRKANKTDIANAIEEIYSDRNVKVVAVNTINVKPKARRVRGRSGMKPGFKKAMVTLEKGDSLDNV
- the rplD gene encoding 50S ribosomal protein L4, with amino-acid sequence MATLKKYNLKGQETGQVIVDERLANAEAHGQMIKDYIVAIRANARQWSANTKTRSEVNHSTKKPHPQKGGGRARQGMLSAPQYKGGGRVFGPRPKFDQHVRINKKERKAAIRCLLAEKIAANRLHVLTESVLNEPKTKVMADFLKVTGLANHRVMFLGEAHYAEVKTEEETKRVSIHHDQHDNFIKSVRNLPKVSFSLATNISGYDVLVAKDIVVTESALIELVEWLCP